GTGCCTTCGCCTGATACCGGCCGCTACTTCACTCCACGGGAGCCCACCACCCCCCGGGCCGTCCTCCCCAGGAGAGCCGGGTCACCCCGGAACGGGGCCGGTCGACCGGACTAACAGTGACTGAGGTGCCTTATGCCTTGCCGCAGGGCCTGTTTCCAGAGTTCGATGTGCTCAAGCTGGACCGGGCCCGGCGGCACCTGGGTCATCCAGTTCTTGATCTCCCGGGCGACGATGACGATGGCGTCCCTGTAAAGCTCCTTGCGGTCCCACCGGTCGGCGAGGCCCTCGAGCAGTTCGATCCCCTCCCCGGGCGGGTGGGAAAAGAGCAGGAACAGGGCGGGGTCGTAGGACGGGGGACGCAGGGACGCGTATTCCCAGTCCACCAGCCAGTAGCTGCCGTCCCGATCGGCCAGGATGTTGGCCGGTAACAGGTCCCCGTGGCTCAGGACGACTTCGGGCGCCGGGGTCCAGGAGCGCGAGGCGAGCTCGAGGAAGGAGACCGTATCGGAGTCCAGTTGGGGGGCGATCACCGGAAGATACCTCTTCAGCTTAGTGCCGCGCTCATATTCCATGGGGAGGTCCTGGGGCGGTACCGCCCCCTGAAGGCGCAGCACCTCCTCCAGGATGCCGTCCGCCCGAGCGCCCGTATGAAGGCGGAAAGCGTTGCGTTTCTCCGCCAGGGGCACCGCCTCCAGACGGTCAAGAACGAGGATCACCACTTCGTCCGAAACATGGCGGCCCCGCAGGGCGGGCACCCGCACGGGCAAGCAGGGATGCCCCTGCAAGAAACGCAGTTCGTGGCGTATTGCGTTGAGACCGTATCGGTCAGCATCGGTACGGGCCTTGACGAACCACTGGCCCGAAGGAATCGCCAGCCGAGCAGTGCGCGCCAGCAGATCGAGGAGCCGATCCACTTCCTCCCGGACGAGGAAGGGCTCGAGCGCCTGCCGGATTCCCGCAATACCCGGCCTCATTCGCGCTCCTCCTGGAGTTGGGAAGCGAAGAGGCGATAGAACTCGCCGCGTTGCCGCAGCAGGGCAGCGGGCGTGCCCGTTTCCACCACCCGATCGTCCCGGAGGACCACCACGTGATCGGCCACCTTTACCGTGCTCAAACGGTGGGAAAACAGGAGTATGGTACTGTGCTCGCGGGCCGCCACCAGGCCGCGGCAGACGCGTTCTTCGGTTTCACCGTCGAGGGCGGAAGTCGGCTCGTCGAGGATCACGAGGCGCGGGCGGGCGAAGAGTGCGCGCATGGGGGAAACGCACTGCTGCTGGCCGCCAGAAAGGCGTGAGCCCCTCTTGCCCACCTCGGTGCCGAGACCGTGGGGCAGCTCATCCCGCAGTGAAGCGTCCACGCTCAAAACCCTGACCACAGCCAGTGTACCATGCCGCTCCCTCGCGATCAACGCGCATTGCGCCGCTCTCACTTTGCGCCGCTCCCTCACCGGCAGGAGGACTTGCAACAGCTACGCACCCTCCACCACTGAGCTTCCGGAAAGCTGGGAGGCGCTTGCAGGAACATGCGTCCGCGTGGGAGAATTTAGCCGGGCTCCAGCCTCGTCTCCTGCGGAGAGTGGCCGGGGAGGTGCTTGCCGAGTGAAGATCCTTGTGCTAGGTGGCACCGGCACCATCAGTTCGTACCTGGTACCGCAGTTGCTGGAGCGTGGAGACAGGTTTACTCTCCTCAGTCGAGGCCACCGGAGGCAACCCTATCTTGGAGCTGTGGAGCATATCTCGGTCGACCGCTTCCGTGACGGGTTGAAGCCGCTGGCAGGCCGGGAGTTCGATGCAACGTGATGGTATACGCTGAGGGTGTGGCTCTAGCCCAGGTTGCCTGCCTGGGAAACCCAAATGCCGAACCAGGGACCTACCATAGGGGCGTGGTGAGTCACCGGTTCATGGAAAGCGGAGAAAGCCGAGGCTGATGGCAGCTTCCGTACAGCGGGGGCATGATGGAGCTGCCGACCTGCAGGACCGATGGGGCAGGTCGGCTGCAGACGGGATGCGGCAGGGCGGTGGTGAGATTGAGGGCGGAGAGGCCCGGGCAGGACATCCTGCTGTGCGATCTGGATGCTTTCTTCGCCTCCATTGAGCAGCGTGACCATCCCGAATTGCGGGGCAAACCCGTGATCGTCGGGGGTGATGCGTCAAGGCGGGGGGTGGTGGCCGCGTGCTCCTATGAGGCCCGCGCTTACGGAGTGCGGTCCGCCATGCCCATGCGCCAGGCCCTGGAGCTGTGTCCCCGGGCCATCGTCCTGCCGGTGCGCATGTCTCGATACCGCAAGGTATCCGACCGCGTCTTCTCCATCTTCGACCGGTTCACCCCCGATCTGGAACCGGTGTCCATCGACGAGGCATACCTGGCCGTCCCTGCAGGTAAGGGGGCGGAAGTCGCGCAGCAAATCCGCACCCTGGTGCGCAGGGAGCTCGACCTCCCCCTATCCGTTGGTGTCTCCTGCAACAAGCTGCTGGCCAAGATAGCCTGCCGG
The Bacillota bacterium DNA segment above includes these coding regions:
- a CDS encoding phosphotransferase — encoded protein: MRPGIAGIRQALEPFLVREEVDRLLDLLARTARLAIPSGQWFVKARTDADRYGLNAIRHELRFLQGHPCLPVRVPALRGRHVSDEVVILVLDRLEAVPLAEKRNAFRLHTGARADGILEEVLRLQGAVPPQDLPMEYERGTKLKRYLPVIAPQLDSDTVSFLELASRSWTPAPEVVLSHGDLLPANILADRDGSYWLVDWEYASLRPPSYDPALFLLFSHPPGEGIELLEGLADRWDRKELYRDAIVIVAREIKNWMTQVPPGPVQLEHIELWKQALRQGIRHLSHC
- a CDS encoding ABC transporter ATP-binding protein, with the translated sequence MQVLLPVRERRKVRAAQCALIARERHGTLAVVRVLSVDASLRDELPHGLGTEVGKRGSRLSGGQQQCVSPMRALFARPRLVILDEPTSALDGETEERVCRGLVAAREHSTILLFSHRLSTVKVADHVVVLRDDRVVETGTPAALLRQRGEFYRLFASQLQEERE
- a CDS encoding NAD-dependent epimerase/dehydratase family protein; amino-acid sequence: MKILVLGGTGTISSYLVPQLLERGDRFTLLSRGHRRQPYLGAVEHISVDRFRDGLKPLAGREFDAT